One genomic segment of Jaculus jaculus isolate mJacJac1 chromosome 2, mJacJac1.mat.Y.cur, whole genome shotgun sequence includes these proteins:
- the Eif2ak1 gene encoding eukaryotic translation initiation factor 2-alpha kinase 1 isoform X1: MLGGGSASPEREAEEPVAGARAAAGPPAIDFPAEVSDPKYDESDFPTELQVLKEPLQQPTFPFTVANQLLLVSLLEHLSHVHEPNPLHSKQVFKLLCQTFIKMGLLSSFTCSDEFSSLRLHHNRAITHLMRSAKERVRQDPCEDNSYRQKIRPREIAFEAQTSRYLNEFEELAILGKGGYGRVYKVRNKLDGQHYAIKKILIKGATKTDCMKVLREVKVLAGLQHPNIVGYHTAWIEHVHVVQPQDRVPLQLPSLEVLRVQEENGDIYGIKNDESSSSIIFAELTSENEKPFEESDIKNQNNKLVSCTTGLVIRDSDETEASHELQGQGVADVSARSLVKHQVLSGPDSDLEGDFISTEESSEDNVNLLGPTEVRYHLMLHIQMQLCQLSLWDWIAERNTRSREYVDEAACPYVMASVATKIFQELVEGVFYIHNMGIVHRDLKPRNIFLHGPDQQVKIGDFGLACADIIQQNADWTNGNGKGPSAHTSRVGTCLYASPEQLEGSEYDAKSDMYSLGVILLELFQPFGTEMERAEVLTGVRAGRIPESLSKRCPVQAKYIQLLTGRNASQRPSALQLLQSELFQTSGNVNLTLQMKIIEQEKEIEELKKQLSLLSQDKAAKG; the protein is encoded by the exons AGTCTGATTTTCCCACGGAACTCCAGGTGTTAAAGGAACCCCTGCAAcaacccactttccctttcacagtgGCAAACCAACTTCTGCTGGTCTCTTTGTTGGAGCACTTGAGCCATGTTCATGAACCGAACCCACTTCATTCAAAACAGGTGTTTAAAT TGCTCTGCCAGACCTTCATCAAGATGGGACTGCTGTCTTCTTTTACCTGCAGTGATGAGTTCAGCTCATTGAGACTACATCACAACAGAGCCATTACTCACCTGATGAGGTCTGCCAAAGAGAGAGTTCGGCAG GATCCTTGTGAAGATAATTCATATAGGCAGAAAATCAG GCCCAGGGAAATAGCCTTTGAAGCACAAACTTCACGTTACTTAAATGAATTTGAAGAGCTTGCCATCTTGGGAAAAGGAGGATATGGAAGAGTATATAAG gtcAGGAATAAACTAGATGGTCAGCATTATGCAATTAAGAAAATTCTGATTAAGGGTGCAACTAAAACAGATTGTATGAag GTTCTACGGGAAGTAAAGGTTCTGGCAGGCCTTCAACACCCTAATATCGTTGGCTATCACACCGCATGGATAGAGCACGTGCATGTGGTCCAGCCACAAG ACAGAGTTCCTCTTCAGCTGCCCTCTCTTGAAGTACTCCGGGtccaggaagagaatgg AGATATATATGGTATTAAAAACGATGAAAGCAGCTCATCCATTATCTTTGCCGAGCTCACTTCAGAAAATGAAAAACCCTTTGAAGAGTCTGACATTAAAAATCAGAACAACAAATTGGTGAGCTGTACCACAGGGTTGGTCATCAGGGACAGTGATGAAACTGAAGCATCTCATGAGCTCCAAGGACAAGGTGTGGCTGACGTGTCTGCCAGATCTCTTGTTAAGCATCAGGTGCTGAGTGGGCCTGACTCGGACCTGGAAGGGGATTTCATATCCACAGAGGAGTCTTCTGAAGATAATGTGAACCTGCTGGGGCCGACAGAG GTGCGGTACCACCTGATGCTACACATACAGATGCAGCTGTGCCAGCTCTCCCTGTGGGACTGGATAGCAGAGAGAAACACGCGGAGCCGGGAGTATGTGGACGAAGCTGCCT GTCCTTATGTTATGGCCAGTGTTGCCACAAAAATTTTTCAAGAGTTGGTGGAAGGCGTGTTTTACATACATAACATGGGAATTGTCCACAGAGATCTGAAG cctagaaatatttttcttcatggcCCTGACCAGCAAGTGAAAATAGGAGACTTTGGCCTGGCTTGTGCAGACATCATACAGCAGAACGCAGACTGGACCAATGGTAATGGGAAAG GACCATCGGCACATACTTCCAGAGTGGGGACGTGTCTGTACGCTTCGCCTGAGCAGTTGGAAGGATCGGAGTATGATGCCAAG tcAGACATGTATAGCTTGGGTGTGATCCTGCTTGAGCTCTTCCAGCCGTTCGGGACAGAGATGGAGCGAGCGGAGGTTTTGACAGGAGTAAGGGCCGGTCGTATACCAGAGTCCCTCAGTAAAAGATGTCCAGTGCAAGCCAAGTATATCCAGCTCCTGACTGGGAGGAACGCGTCCCAGAGACCATCTGCTCTTCAGCTGCTACAGAGTGAACTTTTCCAAACGTCTGGGAAT GTTAATCTCACCCTACAAATGAAGATAATAGagcaagaaaaggaaatagaagaaCTAAAGAAGCAGCTGAGCCTCCTTTCTCAGGACAAAGCCGCGAAGGGATGA
- the Eif2ak1 gene encoding eukaryotic translation initiation factor 2-alpha kinase 1 isoform X2 has protein sequence MGLLSSFTCSDEFSSLRLHHNRAITHLMRSAKERVRQDPCEDNSYRQKIRPREIAFEAQTSRYLNEFEELAILGKGGYGRVYKVRNKLDGQHYAIKKILIKGATKTDCMKVLREVKVLAGLQHPNIVGYHTAWIEHVHVVQPQDRVPLQLPSLEVLRVQEENGDIYGIKNDESSSSIIFAELTSENEKPFEESDIKNQNNKLVSCTTGLVIRDSDETEASHELQGQGVADVSARSLVKHQVLSGPDSDLEGDFISTEESSEDNVNLLGPTEVRYHLMLHIQMQLCQLSLWDWIAERNTRSREYVDEAACPYVMASVATKIFQELVEGVFYIHNMGIVHRDLKPRNIFLHGPDQQVKIGDFGLACADIIQQNADWTNGNGKGPSAHTSRVGTCLYASPEQLEGSEYDAKSDMYSLGVILLELFQPFGTEMERAEVLTGVRAGRIPESLSKRCPVQAKYIQLLTGRNASQRPSALQLLQSELFQTSGNVNLTLQMKIIEQEKEIEELKKQLSLLSQDKAAKG, from the exons ATGGGACTGCTGTCTTCTTTTACCTGCAGTGATGAGTTCAGCTCATTGAGACTACATCACAACAGAGCCATTACTCACCTGATGAGGTCTGCCAAAGAGAGAGTTCGGCAG GATCCTTGTGAAGATAATTCATATAGGCAGAAAATCAG GCCCAGGGAAATAGCCTTTGAAGCACAAACTTCACGTTACTTAAATGAATTTGAAGAGCTTGCCATCTTGGGAAAAGGAGGATATGGAAGAGTATATAAG gtcAGGAATAAACTAGATGGTCAGCATTATGCAATTAAGAAAATTCTGATTAAGGGTGCAACTAAAACAGATTGTATGAag GTTCTACGGGAAGTAAAGGTTCTGGCAGGCCTTCAACACCCTAATATCGTTGGCTATCACACCGCATGGATAGAGCACGTGCATGTGGTCCAGCCACAAG ACAGAGTTCCTCTTCAGCTGCCCTCTCTTGAAGTACTCCGGGtccaggaagagaatgg AGATATATATGGTATTAAAAACGATGAAAGCAGCTCATCCATTATCTTTGCCGAGCTCACTTCAGAAAATGAAAAACCCTTTGAAGAGTCTGACATTAAAAATCAGAACAACAAATTGGTGAGCTGTACCACAGGGTTGGTCATCAGGGACAGTGATGAAACTGAAGCATCTCATGAGCTCCAAGGACAAGGTGTGGCTGACGTGTCTGCCAGATCTCTTGTTAAGCATCAGGTGCTGAGTGGGCCTGACTCGGACCTGGAAGGGGATTTCATATCCACAGAGGAGTCTTCTGAAGATAATGTGAACCTGCTGGGGCCGACAGAG GTGCGGTACCACCTGATGCTACACATACAGATGCAGCTGTGCCAGCTCTCCCTGTGGGACTGGATAGCAGAGAGAAACACGCGGAGCCGGGAGTATGTGGACGAAGCTGCCT GTCCTTATGTTATGGCCAGTGTTGCCACAAAAATTTTTCAAGAGTTGGTGGAAGGCGTGTTTTACATACATAACATGGGAATTGTCCACAGAGATCTGAAG cctagaaatatttttcttcatggcCCTGACCAGCAAGTGAAAATAGGAGACTTTGGCCTGGCTTGTGCAGACATCATACAGCAGAACGCAGACTGGACCAATGGTAATGGGAAAG GACCATCGGCACATACTTCCAGAGTGGGGACGTGTCTGTACGCTTCGCCTGAGCAGTTGGAAGGATCGGAGTATGATGCCAAG tcAGACATGTATAGCTTGGGTGTGATCCTGCTTGAGCTCTTCCAGCCGTTCGGGACAGAGATGGAGCGAGCGGAGGTTTTGACAGGAGTAAGGGCCGGTCGTATACCAGAGTCCCTCAGTAAAAGATGTCCAGTGCAAGCCAAGTATATCCAGCTCCTGACTGGGAGGAACGCGTCCCAGAGACCATCTGCTCTTCAGCTGCTACAGAGTGAACTTTTCCAAACGTCTGGGAAT GTTAATCTCACCCTACAAATGAAGATAATAGagcaagaaaaggaaatagaagaaCTAAAGAAGCAGCTGAGCCTCCTTTCTCAGGACAAAGCCGCGAAGGGATGA
- the Ankrd61 gene encoding ankyrin repeat domain-containing protein 61 has product MGNINKRGSKDLVVDSDQSQQDSPTITVDNQLCDAIIKEDCSTIKALLRSHPVNQPLTILTSYRLLFEQQTCTVIPIHLAAEYCKPRSLLCLLEHGADPEVRDTQGHTTLHLMLLHWPIVSSTWTKPGNRIQRLMADIQNNAVSCLHILFQHGAQVNAQVGNSNKYSPLHLAITYGTHPILSLLAQNGAQVNAVNESSMTPLHMAADILNENMIKTLIACGANVNCVIPHNGNTALKLAVCTASSKAGQLLSAGVGCIRLLLIHGAHVNAQDHEGQTALHEACCGGREAIINLLLEFEANVNILTKNGESAIYMYLQRSSNIRDLMVLTRLLYCSYPLRLTNRQGVLPAGIMLPEFQLLKETLVRLARKPLPLEDICKKNIRNIYGKKYKYYVRQLLPGKLWNSIYNCYDLADVLKGDL; this is encoded by the exons ATGGGAAACATAAATAAGAGAGGAAGCAAAGACTTGGTAGTTGATAGTGACCAGTCACAGCAGGACAGCCCGACAATCACAGTGGACAATCAACTTTGTGATGCCATAATCAAGGAAGACTGCTCCACAATCAAGGCACTTCTCAGAAGCCACCCTGTCAACCAGCCCCTGACCATCCTGACCAGCTACAGATTATTATTT GAGCAGCAGACATGCACCGTAATCCCCATCCACCTGGCCGCAGAGTACTGCAAGCCACGGAGTTTGCTTTGTTTGCTGGAACACGGGGCTGACCCAGAAGTGAG GGACACACAAGGACATACCACGCTGCACCTGATGCTGCTTCACTGGCCCATCGTGTCTTCCACCTGGACAAAACCAGGGAACAGAATCCAAAGGCTCATGGCCGACATTCAGAACAACGCTGTCTCATGTCTCCACATTTTGTTCCAACATGGAGCTCAAGTTAACGCAcaagtgggcaatagcaacaaaTACTCCCCTCTCCACCTGGCCATAACATACGGGACCCATCCAATTCTCTCACTTCTGGCCCAGAATGGGGCCCAGGTCAATGCTGTCAACGAATCCAGCATGACACCCCTCCACATGGCAGCAGACATACTGAATGAGAACATGATAAAGACCCTCATTGCCTGTGGGGCCAATGTGAACTGTGTCATCCCACACAACGGGAACACGGCCCTGAAGCTGGCAGTGTGCACCGCGTCGAGCAAAGCGGGCCAACTGCTGTCAGCAGGGGTGGGCTGCATCCGCCTGCTGCTAATTCACGGAGCCCATGTCAACGCTCAAGACCACGAAGGCCAAACAGCTCTGCACGAGGcatgctgtggaggcagagaagcCATCATCAATCTCTTGCTGGAATTTGAAGCAAATGTTAACATTTTAACAAAAAATGGGGAATCTGCAATTTATATGTATCTTCAGCGTAGCTCCAACATCAGAGACTTGATGGTTCTGACCAGGCTCCTTTACTGCAGTTACCCCTTGAGACTGACCAACAGGCAAGGGGTTCTGCCTGCGGGAATCATGCTGCCAGAATTTCAGTTACTAAAGGAAACTTTAGTAAGGTTAGCTCGGAAACCTTTACCCCTAGAGGATATCTGTAAGAAAAACATCAGAAACATTtatgggaagaaatacaaatactaTGTGAGGCAACTTCTCCCAGGGAAGCTATGGAACTCCATATACAACTGCTACGACTTAGCTGACGTCCTCAAGGGAGACCTCTGA